A DNA window from Ipomoea triloba cultivar NCNSP0323 chromosome 10, ASM357664v1 contains the following coding sequences:
- the LOC116031533 gene encoding auxin response factor 6: protein MKLSSPGFNQQSPPEGEKKCLNSELWHACAGPLVSLPAVGSRVVYFPQGHSEQVAASTNREVDAHIPNYPSLPPQLICQLHNVTMHADLETDEVYAQMTLQPLSPQEQKEASFLPMDLGTPSKQPTNYFCKTLTASDTSTHGGFSVPRRAAEKVFPQLDYSLQPPAQELIARDLHENEWKFRHIFRGQPKRHLLTTGWSVFVSAKRLVAGDSVIFIWNEKNQLLLGIRRANRPQTVMPSSVISSDSMHLGLLAAAAHAAATNSRFTIFYNPRASPSEFVVPLAKYVKAVYHTRISVGMRFRMLFETEESSVRRYMGTITGISDLDPARWPNSHWRSVKVGWDESTAGDRQPRVSLWEIEPLITFPMYPSPFLRLKRPWPPGLPSFNGMKDEDMMMNSPLLWLRDSGDRGIQSVNFQGIGGVTPWMQPSLPMLGMQNDVYHAMAAAALQEMRVVDPSKQNLSSFLQFQQANGVPHRSTTGLMQQPQMLQQSQPQQPTFLSNLHETQPLPPISQPLLQQQLQHQNSFNSIQQQQQRPQQASSQQQAQCIDQQVSSVGSVMSQLASSSQSQPPSLQTICSMQPQTFSDSTVNPVVNPLQCLLGSVPQYEASHILNASRSSNLMSPTGWPAKRIAVDPVLPSSVTSQCISSQVDQLGAPNMNISQNAVSLPPFPGSRVCSEDQEGSNDPQNHLLFGVNIDSSSLLMQNGMSTLKGVGSVCDSTTVPFVSSSYMSNSGNDFPLNPGMTPPVCVEESSVMQTSENLGPENPPNKTFVKVYKSGSLGRSLDITKFSSYHELRSELAQMFGLEGLLEDPLRSGWQLVFVDRENDVLLLGDDPWPEFVNSVWCIKILSPQEVQQMGKRGLELLSSIPMSQMSNGSCNDFGSPPESRKMISGMASVGSLDY, encoded by the exons ATGAAGCTTTCTTCTCCTGGTTTCAATCAGCAGTCTCCTCCTGAAG GGGAGAAAAAATGCCTAAATTCAGAACTTTGGCATGCCTGTGCTGGTCCTCTTGTTTCCCTACCTGCTGTGGGCAGCAGAGTGGTGTATTTCCCCCAAGGCCATAGTGAGCAG GTTGCTGCTTCAACGAACCGGGAAGTTGACGCTCATATTCCTAATTACCCGAGCTTACCTCCCCAACTTATCTGTCAGCTACACAATGTAACAATGCAT GCTGATTTGGAGACGGACGAAGTTTATGCTCAAATGACCTTGCAACCTCTAAGCCCT CAAGAGCAAAAGGAGGCGTCTTTTCTTCCAATGGACTTGGGTACCCCCAGCAAACAGCCAACAAATTACTTCTGCAAAACACTAACTGCGAGTGATACAAGTACTCACGGTGGATTTTCAGTTCCTCGCCGTGCAGCAGAGAAAGTGTTTCCTCAATTG GACTACTCTCTGCAGCCTCCAGCTCAAGAGTTGATTGCAAGGGACCTCCATGAAAATGAATGGAAATTCAGACATATATTCCGCG GCCAGCCAAAAAGGCATCTTCTTACAACTGGTTGGAGTGTGTTTGTGAGTGCTAAACGACTTGTTGCTGGTGATTCAGTCATTTTTATCTG GAATGAGAAGAACCAATTGCTTCTTGGTATTCGGCGGGCCAATCGTCCACAAACCGTCATGCCATCGTCTGTCATATCAAGTGACAGTATGCATCTCGGGCTTCTTGCAGCTGCTGCTCATGCAGCAGCAACTAACAGCCGTTTCACCATTTTTTACAATCCAAG GGCTAGCCCCTCTGAATTCGTTGTACCTCTTGCCAAATATGTTAAGGCTGTATATCATACCCGGATTTCTGTTGGTATGCGCTTCAGGATGCTATTTGAGACTGAAGAGTCCAGTGTTCGCCG CTATATGGGCACAATAACTGGCATCAGTGATTTGGATCCTGCTCGTTGGCCAAACTCACATTGGCGCTCTGTCaag GTTGGCTGGGATGAATCGACTGCTGGTGATAGGCAACCAAGAGTATCCCTCTGGGAAATTGAACCTTTAATAACATTCCCAATGTATCCATCGCCATTTCTCCGACTCAAGCGACCATGGCCACCAGGACTCCCGAGCTTCAATG GGATGAAGGATGAAGATATGATGATGAATTCTCCCCTTTTGTGGCTCCGCGATTCTGGAGACCGAGGAATTCAGTCAGTCAATTTTCAAGGAATCGGTGGCGTTACGCCTTGGATGCAGCCAAGTCTTCCAATGCTAGGCATGCAAAACGATGTTTATCACGCCATGGCCGCGGCTGCTCTTCAAGAGATGCGGGTAGTTGATCCTTCCAAGCAAAACCTCTCCTCGTTCTTGCAATTCCAGCAAGCAAACGGGGTTCCCCACCGGTCCACTACTGGCCTAATGCAGCAGCCTCAGATGCTGCAACAGTCTCAGCCCCAGCAACCTACCTTTCTTTCTAATCTCCACGAAACCCAGCCCCTACCACCTATATCCCAGCCGCTTCTTCAGCAACAATTGCAACATCAAAATTCATTCAATAGTATTCAGCAGCAGCAACAACGACCCCAGCAAGCTTCTTCGCAACAGCAAGCACAATGTATTGATCAGCAGGTTTCGAGTGTAGGATCTGTCATGTCCCAATTGGCTTCAAGCTCGCAATCTCAACCGCCATCACTACAAACAATCTGTTCTATGCAACCGCAAACCTTTTCTGACTCGACTGTCAACCCCGTTGTTAATCCACTGCAGTGTCTGCTCGGTTCAGTACCCCAATATGAAGCATCGCATATTCTAAATGCATCGAGATCCAGTAACTTGATGTCTCCCACTGGCTGGCCAGCAAAGAGGATTGCAGTTGATCCCGTTCTCCCTTCGTCTGTCACATCACAATGTATTTCGTCTCAGGTGGATCAGCTGGGAGCACCGAACATGAATATATCCCAGAATGCTGTTTCTTTACCACCGTTCCCAGGGAGTAGGGTATGCTCTGAGGATCAGGAAGGGAGCAATGATCCCCAAAATCACCTTCTGTTTGGGGTTAATATAGATTCCTCATCTCTTCTGATGCAGAACGGGATGTCAACCCTCAAGGGAGTAGGCAGTGTTTGCGATTCAACGACAGTACCCTTTGTCTCTTCCAGCTATATGAGTAATTCGGGCAATGATTTCCCCCTAAATCCAGGAATGACACCTCCAGTTTGCGTCGAGGAATCAAGTGTCATGCAAACTTCTGAGAATTTGGGGCCAGAAAACCCACCCAACAAAACCTTTGTTAAG GTTTACAAGTCGGGGTCCTTGGGAAGGTCACTGGACATTACCAAGTTTAGCAGTTACCATGAGCTGCGCAGTGAACTTGCTCAGATGTTCGGCCTGGAAGGCTTACTGGAGGACCCTTTGAGATCAGGCTGGCAGCTTGTATTCGTTGACCGAGAGAATGATGTTCTTCTTCTTGGCGATGACCCCTGGCC GGAGTTTGTGAATAGCGTATGGTGTATTAAGATACTCTCGCCTCAAGAGGTGCAGCAGATGGGAAAGCGAGGTCTAGAGCTTCTAAGCTCGATTCCCATGTCTCAGATGTCCAACGGGAGTTGCAATGACTTTGGGAGCCCACCGGAGTCGAGGAAGATGATTAGTGGCATGGCATCTGTTGGATCTCTTGATTATTAA